The proteins below come from a single Streptococcus porcinus genomic window:
- the yaaA gene encoding peroxide stress protein YaaA — protein MLTFLIPTAKEMKIPKQSFPPNIPENSQAIIDQLASLSFKELALAYKLKETACQKEFDRIQSIKKGQAPTYPAYQLFNGLMYRHLDREHLSQQETNYLLTHTFITSSLYGVIPMDFPIAEHRLDFQTKLKINGKSLKHYWRDDYDYFVNDREIIISLLSSEFEEVFSKDNNNLWISLLFLEEKAGSLRSHSTISKKGRGDFLKACAQYNCQDIQDLRNLDFKGFTFSEEQSNCHKLVYIKKEA, from the coding sequence ATGTTAACTTTTCTAATCCCAACAGCTAAAGAAATGAAAATTCCCAAGCAGAGTTTTCCTCCTAATATTCCAGAAAATAGCCAAGCTATCATAGATCAATTAGCCTCCTTATCATTCAAAGAACTGGCTTTGGCTTATAAATTAAAGGAAACTGCATGCCAAAAAGAGTTTGATAGAATTCAGTCCATCAAAAAAGGACAAGCTCCAACTTATCCTGCATATCAGCTCTTTAATGGCCTCATGTATCGTCACCTGGACCGGGAACATTTATCTCAACAAGAGACAAACTATCTCCTCACGCATACTTTTATAACATCATCTCTATATGGTGTTATTCCAATGGATTTTCCCATCGCCGAACATCGCCTAGATTTTCAAACAAAACTTAAAATCAATGGAAAATCCTTAAAGCATTACTGGCGTGATGATTATGACTATTTCGTGAATGACAGGGAAATCATTATTTCACTTTTATCTAGTGAATTTGAAGAAGTTTTCAGCAAAGATAATAACAACTTGTGGATAAGTCTCTTGTTTTTAGAAGAAAAAGCCGGGAGCCTAAGAAGTCATTCAACCATCTCTAAAAAGGGTCGCGGAGACTTTCTTAAAGCTTGTGCTCAGTACAATTGTCAAGACATTCAAGATCTTAGAAACCTTGATTTTAAAGGATTCACCTTCAGTGAAGAGCAATCAAATTGCCATAAACTTGTCTATATCAAAAAAGAGGCCTAG
- the nrdG gene encoding anaerobic ribonucleoside-triphosphate reductase activating protein: protein MSEKCWNNPKPKEWQSHELSKGRIIDYKAFNFVDGEGVRNSLYVSGCMFHCKGCYNAATWSFNAGMPYTKELEEQIMTDLAQPYVQGLTLLGGEPFLNTGILLPLIKRIRKELPKKDIWSWTGYTWEEMMEETPDKLELLSLIDILVDGRFDITKKNLMLQFRGSSNQRIIDVQESLKRNCVVIWSKLNDGAQTFEQVSRDKLI, encoded by the coding sequence ATGTCAGAGAAATGCTGGAATAATCCAAAACCAAAGGAGTGGCAATCACACGAACTCAGTAAGGGGCGCATTATCGATTATAAAGCATTCAATTTTGTTGATGGAGAGGGCGTGCGTAATTCTCTCTATGTATCAGGTTGTATGTTTCACTGTAAAGGCTGTTATAATGCTGCAACTTGGTCGTTTAATGCTGGAATGCCATATACCAAGGAGCTAGAAGAGCAAATTATGACTGATTTAGCTCAACCCTATGTACAAGGTTTGACACTTTTAGGTGGGGAACCCTTTTTAAACACTGGCATACTGTTGCCACTCATTAAACGGATTCGAAAAGAACTGCCCAAAAAAGATATTTGGTCATGGACTGGTTATACTTGGGAGGAAATGATGGAAGAAACACCCGATAAGTTAGAGCTACTGTCCTTAATTGATATTTTGGTGGATGGTCGCTTCGACATCACTAAAAAAAATCTCATGTTGCAGTTTCGAGGATCCTCAAATCAAAGAATCATAGATGTCCAAGAATCTTTGAAACGTAATTGTGTGGTGATTTGGTCAAAACTAAATGATGGTGCCCAAACCTTCGAGCAGGTCAGTCGAGATAAACTTATCTAA
- a CDS encoding GNAT family N-acetyltransferase, which translates to MELRRPTYEDKETIVEMMREFDDFDSPHDGGFWNPQEFNYDNWLENNERIEQGIGIPSHFAPSIQFVAFDQVTKKAIGFLSLRLRLTDALRASGGHIGYSVRPSQRNKGFAKEMLRKAITIAHGKNIDAILVTCKVNNSASRSVILANGGLLEDVQGETERYWIKQR; encoded by the coding sequence ATGGAATTACGACGTCCAACTTATGAAGATAAGGAAACGATAGTAGAGATGATGCGAGAATTCGATGATTTCGACTCACCGCATGATGGAGGTTTTTGGAACCCTCAAGAGTTTAACTATGACAATTGGCTTGAAAATAATGAAAGAATTGAGCAAGGAATTGGGATTCCAAGTCACTTTGCCCCATCCATCCAATTTGTAGCCTTTGACCAAGTAACAAAGAAAGCTATTGGCTTCTTGAGTTTACGACTAAGATTGACAGATGCTTTGCGAGCCTCAGGAGGACATATTGGCTATTCTGTTCGACCTAGTCAGAGAAACAAAGGTTTTGCTAAGGAGATGTTGCGTAAAGCCATTACCATTGCACATGGGAAGAATATAGACGCTATCCTTGTTACTTGCAAGGTTAATAATAGCGCTAGTAGGTCGGTAATTTTGGCAAATGGTGGTCTTTTAGAAGATGTTCAGGGGGAGACAGAACGTTATTGGATAAAACAGAGGTAA
- a CDS encoding Gfo/Idh/MocA family protein, producing MLKLGIIGLGKIAQKAYLPYMRQLGGIEWHISTRQQATLRDVDALFPHSVVYNDYKDLVNVALDGVFIHVATKVHFQIAALFLEKGIAVYMDKPLSESYQEVAELYALAEANRTFLMAGFNRRFAPGVKELSTMSTKRKVLVEKDDSNKPGELIFKVFDFFIHPLDTALFLTEEKPETGSFSYQLEGEKVCQVVVNIETKNTVIIATMNLQSGCRREVMEVQGPEKTMHLENLDQLTVFKGNHQEQISFSAWDTTLYKRGFESIINAFIDAIKNGVNPVNNELTLMSHWICQQIVSSEETSGILDLNLPH from the coding sequence ATGTTAAAACTTGGCATTATTGGTTTAGGGAAGATTGCCCAAAAGGCTTATCTCCCTTATATGCGCCAGCTAGGTGGTATTGAGTGGCATATATCAACACGCCAGCAGGCTACTCTAAGAGATGTGGATGCTCTTTTTCCACATTCAGTAGTTTACAATGACTATAAAGACTTGGTTAATGTAGCTCTAGACGGTGTTTTTATTCACGTTGCGACAAAAGTACATTTCCAAATAGCCGCATTATTCTTAGAAAAAGGAATCGCTGTCTATATGGACAAACCCTTATCTGAATCATATCAGGAAGTAGCGGAGCTTTATGCTCTGGCAGAGGCTAACCGAACCTTTCTAATGGCAGGATTTAACCGGCGTTTCGCTCCTGGTGTAAAGGAGTTGTCAACTATGTCAACTAAGCGTAAAGTTTTAGTCGAGAAAGATGATAGCAACAAACCTGGAGAATTAATTTTTAAAGTGTTTGATTTTTTTATCCACCCTCTTGATACAGCCTTGTTTTTAACAGAGGAAAAGCCTGAAACTGGCTCTTTTTCTTATCAGTTAGAGGGAGAAAAAGTTTGTCAAGTAGTTGTAAATATAGAGACTAAGAACACAGTGATTATAGCTACGATGAACCTTCAGTCGGGGTGTCGTCGAGAAGTGATGGAAGTTCAGGGACCTGAGAAGACAATGCATCTTGAAAACCTAGATCAATTAACAGTTTTCAAGGGAAATCATCAGGAACAAATTAGTTTTTCAGCTTGGGATACTACCTTATACAAACGCGGCTTCGAGTCGATTATTAATGCTTTCATAGATGCAATTAAAAATGGTGTCAACCCTGTCAACAATGAACTGACTTTGATGAGCCATTGGATTTGCCAGCAAATTGTAAGTTCAGAGGAGACAAGTGGTATTTTAGACCTAAACCTGCCACATTAG
- the treR gene encoding trehalose operon repressor: MKKYEYIFKDLESKISKGIYAIDDFLPPENELSKKYKASRDTIRKALALLVKDGLVKKQQGRGTQVIKHHQILFPISELTSYQELVTYFNMDSKTNVIAIDKLIVDNDMSKLTGFPPRSIIWRITRQRVVDGIASVLDVDYLSKDIVPTISREVAEKSLYQYLENDLNLAIDFALKEVTIDQVNDKDKILLDLGSDRHLVSVKSKVYLSSNEQFQFTESRHKLEKFKFVDFARRKPK; encoded by the coding sequence ATGAAGAAGTATGAATATATATTTAAAGATTTAGAATCAAAAATATCCAAAGGAATTTATGCTATTGATGATTTTTTACCACCTGAAAACGAATTAAGTAAAAAATATAAGGCTAGCCGAGACACTATTCGCAAGGCCCTCGCTCTCTTAGTTAAAGATGGCTTGGTTAAGAAGCAACAAGGTCGAGGAACTCAAGTTATCAAACACCATCAAATCCTTTTTCCTATTTCAGAGTTAACAAGCTACCAAGAATTGGTTACCTATTTTAATATGGACTCTAAAACCAATGTTATTGCTATTGACAAGCTAATTGTGGATAATGATATGTCAAAATTGACAGGTTTCCCTCCTCGTTCCATTATTTGGCGAATTACCCGTCAAAGAGTAGTTGATGGTATTGCCTCTGTCCTAGATGTTGATTACCTCAGCAAGGATATTGTACCAACTATCAGTCGTGAAGTTGCTGAAAAGTCTCTTTACCAATACTTAGAGAATGATTTAAACTTAGCTATTGATTTTGCCTTAAAAGAAGTTACCATCGATCAAGTCAATGACAAAGATAAAATTTTACTAGATCTAGGATCAGACCGCCACCTTGTTTCTGTTAAATCAAAAGTTTACCTCTCATCTAATGAACAATTTCAATTTACTGAGAGCCGCCATAAGTTAGAAAAATTTAAATTTGTTGATTTTGCGAGACGCAAACCAAAATAA
- a CDS encoding M13 family metallopeptidase — translation MVDYKENFYEAVNGEWAKTAVIPDDKPRTGGFSDLADEIEKLMLETTDQWLEGKNLPEGPILANFVKWHKMTSDYANREEVGVAPVLPLIKEYQELESFKDFAEKVADFEMTGKPNLFPFSVAPDFMNAQLNVLWAEAPSILLPDTTYYEEGHEKADELRSVWRASQQKLLGNFEFTEEEIADLLDKTLELDKKLAQYVLSSEESSEYVKLYHPYLWEDFVKLAPELPLDKIFNQILGQSPDKVIVPEKRFWTDFAAQYYSEENWELLKADLIVNAANAYNAYLTDAIRVESGSYGRALSGTPQAMDKKKAAYYLAQGPYSQALGLWYANRYFSAEAKADVEAKVATMIDVYKARLEKANWLAESTRQKAIVKLNVITPHIGYPEKLPETYEKKIIDENVSLVENAQKLAQISIAHNWSKWNKPVDRSEWHMPAHMVNAYYDPQQNQIVFPAAILQAPFYSLEQSSSANYGGIGAVIAHEISHAFDTNGASFDEHGSLKNWWTEADYSAFKERTDKIVDQFDGLDSYGAKVNGKLTVSENVADLGGVACALEAAKKEIDFSARDFFINFARIWRMKARPEFMQMMASVDVHAPGEWRTNVTLTNFDDFHEVFQIQEGDFMWRKPEERVIIW, via the coding sequence ATGGTTGATTATAAAGAAAACTTTTATGAGGCTGTTAATGGAGAATGGGCAAAGACTGCTGTTATTCCCGATGATAAACCAAGAACAGGTGGTTTTTCAGATTTAGCTGACGAGATTGAAAAACTGATGTTGGAAACAACAGATCAATGGTTAGAAGGTAAAAATTTACCAGAGGGACCTATTTTAGCTAACTTTGTGAAATGGCATAAGATGACATCTGACTATGCTAATCGTGAAGAAGTAGGTGTAGCACCAGTTCTTCCTCTTATCAAAGAGTATCAAGAGCTAGAAAGTTTTAAAGATTTTGCTGAGAAAGTGGCGGATTTTGAAATGACTGGCAAGCCAAACCTTTTTCCTTTTAGTGTTGCTCCTGATTTTATGAATGCTCAACTTAATGTCCTCTGGGCAGAAGCGCCATCAATCTTACTACCGGATACAACCTATTATGAAGAAGGACACGAAAAGGCCGACGAACTGCGGTCAGTATGGCGTGCGTCTCAGCAGAAATTACTCGGTAACTTTGAATTTACTGAAGAAGAAATTGCTGACCTATTAGATAAAACATTAGAGTTGGATAAAAAATTAGCTCAATACGTTCTTTCAAGCGAAGAATCCTCTGAGTATGTTAAACTCTATCATCCATACCTTTGGGAAGATTTCGTTAAGTTAGCGCCGGAATTACCACTTGATAAGATTTTTAATCAAATCTTAGGTCAAAGCCCTGATAAAGTGATTGTACCCGAAAAACGTTTTTGGACAGATTTTGCTGCTCAATATTATTCAGAAGAAAACTGGGAACTTTTAAAAGCAGATCTGATTGTGAATGCGGCCAATGCCTATAATGCTTATCTGACAGATGCTATCCGAGTGGAGTCTGGTAGTTATGGTCGAGCTCTTTCAGGAACACCACAGGCGATGGACAAAAAGAAAGCAGCCTACTATTTGGCACAAGGTCCATATAGTCAAGCCTTAGGTTTATGGTATGCAAATCGTTATTTCTCGGCAGAAGCTAAAGCTGATGTGGAAGCAAAAGTTGCAACCATGATTGATGTCTATAAAGCTCGTTTGGAAAAGGCCAATTGGCTGGCAGAATCAACACGTCAGAAAGCTATTGTGAAATTAAATGTGATTACACCTCATATTGGTTATCCTGAGAAGTTGCCAGAAACTTATGAAAAGAAAATTATTGATGAAAATGTATCTTTAGTAGAAAATGCCCAAAAACTGGCTCAAATTTCAATCGCTCATAATTGGAGTAAATGGAATAAGCCGGTTGATCGTAGCGAATGGCATATGCCAGCACACATGGTCAATGCTTACTATGATCCACAACAGAATCAAATTGTTTTTCCGGCAGCTATTTTACAAGCACCTTTCTATTCATTAGAACAAAGTTCTTCTGCTAACTATGGTGGTATTGGAGCTGTTATTGCCCATGAGATTTCACATGCTTTTGATACTAATGGTGCATCCTTCGATGAGCATGGCTCTTTGAAAAACTGGTGGACCGAGGCAGACTATAGTGCTTTTAAAGAGAGAACAGATAAGATTGTTGACCAATTTGATGGCTTAGACTCTTATGGTGCTAAGGTGAATGGGAAATTGACAGTATCAGAGAATGTAGCTGACTTAGGTGGTGTAGCTTGTGCCTTAGAGGCAGCTAAGAAAGAAATTGACTTCTCAGCGCGTGATTTCTTCATCAATTTTGCTCGAATTTGGCGAATGAAGGCTCGTCCGGAATTTATGCAAATGATGGCCAGCGTAGATGTTCATGCTCCAGGTGAGTGGCGCACAAATGTAACCTTAACTAATTTTGATGACTTCCATGAAGTGTTCCAAATTCAAGAGGGTGACTTTATGTGGCGTAAGCCAGAAGAGCGTGTTATTATTTGGTAA
- the treC gene encoding alpha,alpha-phosphotrehalase: MTIDKRKVVYQIYPKSYKDTTGNGVGDLRGIIEKLPYLKELGIDMVWLNPFYPSPQRDNGYDVADYTAVNPDFGTMADFEEMIAVGQSLGIEFMLDMVLNHCSTEHDWFQKALAGDKYYQNFFILRDKPTDWVSKFGGNAWAPFGDTGKYYLHLFDITQADLNWRNPNVREELFKVVNFWRDKGVKGFRFDVINLIGKDDEIVDCPINDGKPAYTDRPITHDYLKMLNNASFGEDDSFMTVGEMSATTIENCILYTAPGREELSMAFNFHHLKVDYADGQKWTIMDFDFVALRNLFHSWGEGMSEGDGWNALFYNNHDQPRALNRFVDIDNFRDEGATMLAASIHLSRGTPYIYMGEEIGMVDPDYRSMSDYVDIESKNAYRTMLDEGKTPEQAFAIIRAKSRDNSRTPMQWDASEHAGFTTGTPWLKVGHSYQEINVEKEKKGKIFPFYQKLIKLRKELPIIAEGTYKTVLRDSEQIYAFERELGSQSLLVLNNFFAKEVSVELPESYQNGQILISNYDDELLDKSIRLKAYQTIAILGRY, encoded by the coding sequence ATGACTATTGATAAACGTAAAGTTGTCTATCAAATTTACCCTAAATCATATAAAGACACAACTGGAAATGGAGTTGGGGACCTCAGAGGAATTATAGAAAAACTACCTTATTTAAAAGAGTTGGGCATTGATATGGTATGGTTAAACCCCTTCTATCCAAGTCCACAACGTGATAATGGTTATGATGTAGCTGACTATACTGCTGTTAATCCAGATTTTGGAACTATGGCTGATTTTGAAGAGATGATTGCTGTGGGGCAATCACTTGGTATCGAGTTTATGCTTGATATGGTCTTAAATCATTGTTCTACAGAGCATGACTGGTTTCAAAAAGCTTTAGCTGGTGATAAGTATTATCAGAATTTCTTTATTCTTCGTGATAAACCTACAGATTGGGTTTCTAAATTTGGTGGAAATGCATGGGCGCCATTTGGTGATACTGGTAAATACTACCTTCACTTGTTTGATATCACGCAGGCTGATTTAAATTGGCGTAACCCAAATGTTCGGGAAGAATTATTTAAAGTTGTTAACTTTTGGCGCGATAAAGGGGTTAAAGGTTTCCGTTTTGATGTCATTAATTTAATCGGTAAAGATGACGAAATTGTCGATTGTCCTATTAATGATGGGAAGCCAGCTTATACAGATCGACCTATTACGCATGATTATCTGAAAATGCTGAATAATGCTAGCTTTGGTGAAGATGATTCCTTTATGACCGTTGGTGAGATGTCAGCGACAACTATTGAAAACTGTATTCTTTACACAGCTCCAGGACGCGAGGAGTTGTCAATGGCTTTTAACTTCCATCATTTAAAAGTAGATTATGCTGATGGTCAAAAGTGGACAATCATGGACTTTGATTTTGTCGCGTTACGCAATCTCTTTCATTCATGGGGTGAAGGGATGAGTGAAGGAGACGGATGGAATGCCTTGTTCTACAATAATCATGACCAACCAAGAGCTCTAAATCGCTTTGTTGATATTGACAATTTTCGAGATGAAGGGGCTACTATGCTAGCAGCATCGATCCACCTTTCTCGTGGTACACCTTACATTTATATGGGTGAGGAGATTGGAATGGTTGATCCGGATTATCGTTCCATGTCAGATTATGTCGACATTGAAAGTAAAAATGCCTATCGGACAATGCTTGATGAGGGTAAAACACCTGAGCAAGCTTTTGCTATTATCCGAGCTAAATCCCGCGATAATTCACGAACACCTATGCAATGGGATGCCAGTGAACATGCAGGTTTCACGACTGGAACACCATGGTTAAAAGTTGGTCATTCTTATCAGGAAATCAATGTCGAAAAGGAGAAAAAGGGTAAAATTTTTCCTTTCTATCAAAAATTGATTAAGCTACGTAAAGAGCTACCAATAATCGCTGAGGGTACCTATAAAACTGTACTGCGGGATAGTGAGCAGATCTATGCCTTTGAACGTGAGCTGGGCAGTCAAAGCCTTCTAGTGTTGAATAATTTTTTTGCAAAAGAAGTATCTGTAGAGTTACCTGAATCTTATCAAAATGGTCAGATTCTGATTAGTAATTATGATGATGAGTTACTCGATAAGAGTATTCGTCTTAAAGCATATCAAACCATTGCTATTTTAGGTCGTTATTAG
- the tsf gene encoding translation elongation factor Ts — translation MAEITAKLVKELREKSGAGVMDAKKALVETDGDMDKAVELLREKGMAKAAKKADRVAAEGLTGVYVSGNHAAVVEVNAETDFVAKNAQFVELVNETAKVIAEGKPANNEEALALVMPSGETLASAYVNATATIGEKISFRRFALLEKTDAQHFGAYQHNGGRIGVISVVEGGDDALAKQISMHIAAMKPTVLSYTELDPQFVKDELAKLNHDIELDNESRAMVDKAPLPFLQYGSKAQLSDQVITKAEEDIKAELAAEGKPEKIWDKIIPGKMDRFMLDNTKVDQAYTLLAQVYIMDDSKTVEAYLNSVNAKAIAFARFEVGEGIEKKANDFESEVAATMAAALNN, via the coding sequence ATGGCAGAAATTACAGCTAAACTTGTAAAAGAATTGCGTGAAAAATCTGGTGCTGGCGTTATGGACGCTAAAAAAGCACTTGTTGAAACTGATGGTGACATGGATAAAGCCGTTGAACTTTTACGTGAAAAAGGTATGGCAAAAGCAGCTAAAAAAGCTGACCGTGTTGCTGCAGAAGGACTTACAGGCGTTTATGTAAGTGGTAATCATGCTGCTGTTGTTGAAGTTAACGCTGAAACTGACTTCGTAGCGAAAAATGCTCAATTCGTTGAATTGGTTAACGAAACTGCAAAAGTTATTGCTGAAGGTAAACCTGCAAACAACGAAGAAGCATTAGCTTTAGTAATGCCTTCAGGTGAAACACTTGCTTCAGCATACGTTAACGCAACTGCTACAATCGGTGAAAAAATTTCATTCCGTCGTTTTGCGCTTCTAGAAAAAACAGATGCACAACATTTCGGAGCATACCAACATAACGGTGGACGTATCGGTGTTATTTCAGTTGTTGAAGGTGGCGATGATGCTCTTGCTAAACAAATCTCAATGCATATCGCAGCAATGAAACCAACTGTTCTTTCTTACACTGAACTTGACCCACAATTTGTTAAAGATGAACTTGCTAAACTTAACCATGACATCGAATTAGACAACGAATCTCGTGCAATGGTTGACAAAGCTCCACTTCCATTCTTACAATATGGTTCAAAAGCTCAATTGTCAGATCAAGTTATCACTAAAGCTGAAGAAGATATTAAAGCTGAATTAGCTGCTGAAGGCAAACCAGAAAAAATCTGGGACAAAATCATCCCAGGTAAAATGGACCGCTTTATGCTTGACAACACTAAAGTTGACCAAGCCTACACTCTTCTTGCTCAAGTTTACATCATGGATGATAGTAAAACAGTCGAAGCTTACCTTAACTCAGTAAACGCAAAAGCAATTGCCTTTGCTCGTTTCGAAGTTGGTGAGGGTATCGAGAAAAAAGCTAACGATTTCGAATCAGAAGTTGCTGCTACAATGGCTGCCGCTCTTAACAACTAA
- the treP gene encoding PTS system trehalose-specific EIIBC component — MGKFENEAKTLLSAIGGKENIKAVTHCATRMRFVLNDNSKANIKEIEKIPAVKGTFTNAGQFQVIIGNDVPIFYNEFTAVSGVEGVSKEAAKSAAKSNQNVFQRVMTMLAEIFTPIIPAIIVGGLILGFRNLIDSVPWGFLDGKTVVEVSKFWAGVDGFLWLPGEAIFHFLPVGITWSVSRKMGTTQILGIVLGICLVSPQLLNAYAVATTPASEIAKNWVWDFGFFTINKIGYQAQVIPALLAGLSLAYLEIFWRKRIPEVVSMIFVPFLSLVPAIILAHTVLGPLGWTIGKGISFVVLAGLTGPVKWLFGAIFGALYAPLVITGLHHMSNAIDTQLIADTATRTTGLWPMIALSNIAQGSAVFAYYLMNRKNEREAEISLPAAISAYLGVTEPALFGVNLKYIYPFVAGMIGSSAAGLLCTTMNVQANSIGVGGLPGFMAINVKYMGQFFICMAVAIALPMALTVFFRKSNIMTKTEDEVIADRLADESLAGSATTVQTVGHSAVAELSATVTLTSPLTGEVKPLSEAVDPVFAQGVMGQGVLIQPTEGELVSPVDAQVSVLFPTKHAIGLLSVEGVEILMHIGMDTVNLEGKGFTTHVSQGDHVKVGDKLISFDMDLIKEAGYPTETPVIVTNQDAYDVAIEGSLPRHIRRSEDLMIARKN, encoded by the coding sequence ATGGGAAAATTTGAAAATGAAGCTAAGACGCTCCTTTCTGCTATTGGTGGTAAGGAAAACATCAAGGCAGTTACGCACTGTGCAACACGTATGCGTTTTGTTTTGAATGATAACAGTAAGGCCAATATTAAAGAAATCGAAAAAATTCCAGCAGTTAAAGGAACATTTACTAATGCTGGGCAATTCCAAGTTATTATTGGTAATGATGTTCCAATTTTTTACAATGAATTTACTGCTGTTTCAGGTGTAGAAGGTGTTTCAAAAGAAGCGGCAAAATCAGCTGCCAAAAGTAACCAAAATGTTTTCCAACGTGTGATGACAATGTTAGCTGAAATCTTTACACCAATCATTCCAGCTATCATCGTTGGTGGTCTTATTTTAGGTTTCCGCAACTTAATTGATAGTGTTCCGTGGGGATTCCTTGATGGGAAAACGGTTGTAGAAGTTTCTAAATTCTGGGCTGGGGTTGATGGTTTCCTATGGTTACCAGGAGAAGCGATTTTCCACTTCTTGCCAGTAGGTATTACTTGGTCTGTTAGCCGTAAGATGGGAACTACACAAATCCTTGGTATTGTCTTGGGTATCTGTTTAGTGTCACCACAATTGCTTAATGCTTATGCGGTAGCGACCACGCCAGCTTCAGAAATTGCTAAAAATTGGGTTTGGGACTTTGGTTTCTTTACGATTAACAAAATTGGTTACCAGGCACAGGTTATCCCAGCCCTCCTAGCTGGCTTATCACTTGCCTATTTGGAAATCTTCTGGCGTAAGCGTATTCCGGAAGTTGTTTCGATGATTTTCGTACCCTTCCTTTCATTAGTGCCAGCTATTATTTTAGCTCACACAGTTTTAGGCCCTTTAGGATGGACGATTGGTAAAGGCATCTCCTTCGTTGTCCTAGCTGGTTTAACTGGTCCTGTGAAATGGTTGTTTGGTGCTATCTTTGGAGCTTTGTACGCGCCACTTGTTATCACTGGTTTACACCATATGTCAAATGCCATTGATACTCAGTTGATTGCAGATACTGCAACTCGTACGACTGGATTATGGCCGATGATTGCTCTTTCAAACATCGCTCAAGGTTCAGCTGTCTTTGCCTATTACTTGATGAACCGTAAAAATGAACGTGAAGCAGAAATATCCCTTCCAGCTGCCATTTCAGCTTATCTTGGTGTTACTGAGCCAGCTTTATTTGGGGTTAACCTTAAATATATCTATCCATTTGTAGCTGGTATGATTGGTTCCAGTGCCGCGGGTCTGCTGTGTACAACAATGAATGTTCAGGCTAACTCAATTGGAGTCGGCGGATTACCAGGATTTATGGCAATCAATGTGAAATATATGGGCCAATTCTTTATCTGTATGGCTGTAGCCATTGCACTACCAATGGCATTGACTGTCTTCTTCCGTAAATCAAATATTATGACCAAAACCGAGGATGAAGTTATTGCCGATCGTTTGGCAGATGAATCACTTGCCGGTTCAGCTACAACAGTACAAACAGTTGGACATTCAGCAGTAGCTGAATTAAGTGCTACTGTCACACTTACCAGCCCGCTTACTGGTGAAGTAAAACCCTTAAGTGAAGCTGTTGATCCAGTGTTTGCGCAAGGAGTTATGGGTCAAGGGGTGCTTATTCAACCCACCGAAGGTGAACTGGTATCTCCGGTTGATGCTCAAGTTTCAGTATTATTCCCAACCAAACATGCCATCGGTTTGCTCTCGGTTGAAGGTGTTGAAATCTTGATGCATATTGGTATGGATACTGTAAACCTTGAAGGAAAAGGTTTTACAACTCATGTTAGTCAAGGTGATCATGTTAAAGTTGGGGATAAATTGATCTCCTTTGATATGGATCTTATCAAGGAAGCGGGATATCCAACTGAAACACCTGTTATCGTAACCAATCAAGATGCTTATGATGTGGCTATTGAAGGTAGTTTACCGCGTCATATTAGGCGTAGTGAAGATTTAATGATTGCTCGAAAAAATTAG